The following proteins are encoded in a genomic region of Paenibacillus sp. FSL R7-0273:
- a CDS encoding small acid-soluble spore protein SspI, whose amino-acid sequence MPVTIDLRQAVLHKVHGQSEEDLRSMIEGSVDGPEAALPGLGVVFEMVWKDIGKAKQDHVIGLLHRHLEEITPGSVTTEQS is encoded by the coding sequence ATGCCGGTAACCATCGATTTACGCCAGGCGGTTCTTCATAAGGTGCACGGCCAGTCTGAGGAAGACCTGCGCTCTATGATCGAAGGCTCTGTAGACGGGCCGGAAGCCGCGCTTCCCGGACTTGGTGTCGTATTTGAAATGGTCTGGAAAGACATCGGCAAGGCCAAGCAGGATCATGTCATCGGTCTGCTGCACCGGCATCTGGAGGAAATCACCCCCGGATCCGTGACCACCGAGCAGAGCTAG